Proteins from a single region of Nomascus leucogenys isolate Asia chromosome 2, Asia_NLE_v1, whole genome shotgun sequence:
- the LOC115837603 gene encoding activated CDC42 kinase 1-like isoform X12: MCGQDLWTGRLYLGNPMDPPNLLSVELSTSRRPQHLGGVKKPTYDPVSEDQDPLSSDFKRLGLRKPGLPRGLWLAKPSARVPGTKAGRGGGAEVTLIDFGEEPAVPALRPCAPSLAQLAMDACSLLDETPPESPTWALPRTLHPTPVVDWDARPLPPPPAYDDVAQDEDDFEVCSINSTLVGARVPAGPSRRQTNYTFVPEQARLPPPLEDNLFPPPQGGAKPPSSAQTAQIFQALQQECMRQLQVPASSPAPSPSPGGDDKPQVPPRVPIPPRPVRPHVQLSPAPSGEEEAGRWPGPASPPRVPPREPLSPQGSRTPSPLVPPGSSPLPPRLSSSPGKTMPTTQSFASDPKYATPQVIQAPGPRAGPCILPIVRDGKKVSSTHYYLLPERPSYLERYQRFLREAQSPEEPAPLPVPLLLPPPSTPAPAAPTATVRPMPQAALDPKANFSTNNSNPGARPPAPRATARLPQRGCPGDGPEPGRPADKIQMVEQLFGLGLRPRGECHKVLEMFDWKLEQAGCHLLGSWGPAHHK; this comes from the exons ATGTGCGGTCAGGATCTGTGGACTGGGAG ACTGTATCTGGGAAACCCCATGGACCCCCCCAACCTGCTGAGTGTGGAACTGAGCACCTCCCGGCGCCCCCAGCATCTAGGAGGGGTGAAAA AACCAACCTATGACCCTGTGAGCGAGGACCAAGACCCCCTGTCCAGCGACTTCAAGAGGCTGGGCCTGCGGAAGCCAGGCCTGCCCCGAGGGCTGTGGCTGGCAAAGCCCTCAGCGCGGGTGCCGGGCACCAAGGCCGGCCGAGGCGGCGGGGCTGAGGTCACGCTCATCGACTTCGGTGAGGAGCCCGCGGTCCCGGCCCTACGGCCCTGCGCGCCCTCCCTGGCGCAGCTGGCCATGGACGCCTGCTCCCTGCTGGACGAGACCCCACCTGAGAGCCCCACGTGGGCCCTGCCCCGGACCCTGCACCCCACGCCCGTGGTGGACTGGGACGCACGCCCGCTGCCGCCCCCGCCCGCCTATGACGACGTGGCCCAGGATGAGGATGACTTCGAGGTCTGCTCCATCAACAGCACCCTGGTGGGCGCCAGGGTCCCTGCGGGGCCCAGCCGGCGCCAGACCAACTACACCTTTGTGCCTGAACAGGCGCGGCTGCCCCCTCCCCTGGAGGACAACCTGTTTCCCCCGCCCCAGGGGGGGGCCAAGCCGCCCAGCTCCGCGCAGACCGCACAGATCTTCCAGGCGCTGCAGCAGGAGTGCATGAGGCAGCTGCAGGTTCCGGCCAGCTCCCCGGCCCCCTCTCCCAGCCCGGGGGGTGACGACAAGCCCCAGGTGCCCCCTCGGGTACCCATCCCCCCTCGGCCCGTGCGCCCACACGTCCAGCTGTCTCCAGCCCCCTCGGGCGAGGAGGAGGCCGGTCGGTGGCCTGGACCTGCCTCCCCTCCCCGGGTGCCTCCGCGGGAGCCCCTGTCCCCTCAAGGCTCCAGGACACCCAGCCCCCTGGTACCACCTGGCAGCTCCCCACTGCCACCCCGGCTCTCCAGCTCACCTGGGAAGACCATGCCCACCACCCAGAGCTTTGCCTCAGACCCCAAGTACGCCACCCCCCAGGTGATCCAGGCGCCTGGCCCGCGGGCTGGTCCCTGCATCCTGCCCATTGTCCGGGATGGCAAGAAGGTCAGCAGCACCCACTATTACTTGCTGCCCGAGCGACCGTCCTACCTGGAGCGCTACCAGCGCTTCCTGCGTGAGGCCCAGAGCCCCGAGGAGCCGGCCCCCCTGCCTGTGCCTCTGCTGCTGCCCCCACCCAGCACCCCGGCCCCCGCCGCCCCCACGGCCACCGTGCGGCCGATGCCCCAGGCTGCCTTGGACCCTAAGGCCAACTTCTCCACCAACAACAGCAACCCAGGGGCCCGGCCGCCAGCCCCGAGGGCCACTGCTCGGCTGCCACAGAGGGGCTGCCCTGGCGACGGGCCAGAGCCGGGCCGGCCAGCAGACAAGATCCAGATG GTGGAGCAGCTCTTCGGGCTGGGTCTGCGGCCCAGAGGGGAGTGCCACAAAGTGCTGGAGATGTTCGACTGGAAACTGGAGCAGGCTGGCTGCCACCTTCTGGGCTCCTGGGGCCCTGCCCACCACAAGTGA
- the LOC115837603 gene encoding activated CDC42 kinase 1-like isoform X3, which translates to MAGGGSVPALMVCRDGGLLTGQGAGAGLRGLVLMEAVSGRSQCCLLQLRRREAGLAGPHGAARQSRFRPSDRVVGGALRTWPPLADLRPRGELGVEGCWGTLGFLSHVPPPLVPLTLPDCLPVGVSLSIAEPTYDPVSEDQDPLSSDFKRLGLRKPGLPRGLWLAKPSARVPGTKAGRGGGAEVTLIDFGEEPAVPALRPCAPSLAQLAMDACSLLDETPPESPTWALPRTLHPTPVVDWDARPLPPPPAYDDVAQDEDDFEVCSINSTLVGARVPAGPSRRQTNYTFVPEQARLPPPLEDNLFPPPQGGAKPPSSAQTAQIFQALQQECMRQLQVPASSPAPSPSPGGDDKPQVPPRVPIPPRPVRPHVQLSPAPSGEEEAGRWPGPASPPRVPPREPLSPQGSRTPSPLVPPGSSPLPPRLSSSPGKTMPTTQSFASDPKYATPQVIQAPGPRAGPCILPIVRDGKKVSSTHYYLLPERPSYLERYQRFLREAQSPEEPAPLPVPLLLPPPSTPAPAAPTATVRPMPQAALDPKANFSTNNSNPGARPPAPRATARLPQRGCPGDGPEPGRPADKIQMAMVHGVTTEECQAALQSHGWSVQRAAQYLKVEQLFGLGLRPRGECHKVLEMFDWKLEQAGCHLLGSWGPAHHKR; encoded by the exons ATGGCAGGAGGCGGCTCCGTGCCCGCACTAATGGTGTGCCGTGACGGGGGCTTACTAACCGGCCAGGGCGCAGGTGCAGGGCTGCGGGGTCTGGTGCTGATGGAGGCAGTGTCAGGCAGGAGCCAGTGTTGCTTGCTCCAGCTTAGACGGAGGGAGGCGGGGCTCGCTGGTCCACACGGGGCTGCCAGGCAGAGCAGGTTCCGCCCTTCTGATCGAGTGGTCGGAGGTGCGCTGAGAACCTGGCCGCCGCTGGCTGACCTCAGACCTCGGGGGGAACTGGGAGTGGAGGGTTGCTGGGGGACACTCGGCTTTCTTTCCCACGTGCCACCTCCCCTCGTGCCCCTGACCCTGCCTGATTGCCTTCCTGTCGGGGTCTCCCTTTCCATCGCAGAACCAACCTATGACCCTGTGAGCGAGGACCAAGACCCCCTGTCCAGCGACTTCAAGAGGCTGGGCCTGCGGAAGCCAGGCCTGCCCCGAGGGCTGTGGCTGGCAAAGCCCTCAGCGCGGGTGCCGGGCACCAAGGCCGGCCGAGGCGGCGGGGCTGAGGTCACGCTCATCGACTTCGGTGAGGAGCCCGCGGTCCCGGCCCTACGGCCCTGCGCGCCCTCCCTGGCGCAGCTGGCCATGGACGCCTGCTCCCTGCTGGACGAGACCCCACCTGAGAGCCCCACGTGGGCCCTGCCCCGGACCCTGCACCCCACGCCCGTGGTGGACTGGGACGCACGCCCGCTGCCGCCCCCGCCCGCCTATGACGACGTGGCCCAGGATGAGGATGACTTCGAGGTCTGCTCCATCAACAGCACCCTGGTGGGCGCCAGGGTCCCTGCGGGGCCCAGCCGGCGCCAGACCAACTACACCTTTGTGCCTGAACAGGCGCGGCTGCCCCCTCCCCTGGAGGACAACCTGTTTCCCCCGCCCCAGGGGGGGGCCAAGCCGCCCAGCTCCGCGCAGACCGCACAGATCTTCCAGGCGCTGCAGCAGGAGTGCATGAGGCAGCTGCAGGTTCCGGCCAGCTCCCCGGCCCCCTCTCCCAGCCCGGGGGGTGACGACAAGCCCCAGGTGCCCCCTCGGGTACCCATCCCCCCTCGGCCCGTGCGCCCACACGTCCAGCTGTCTCCAGCCCCCTCGGGCGAGGAGGAGGCCGGTCGGTGGCCTGGACCTGCCTCCCCTCCCCGGGTGCCTCCGCGGGAGCCCCTGTCCCCTCAAGGCTCCAGGACACCCAGCCCCCTGGTACCACCTGGCAGCTCCCCACTGCCACCCCGGCTCTCCAGCTCACCTGGGAAGACCATGCCCACCACCCAGAGCTTTGCCTCAGACCCCAAGTACGCCACCCCCCAGGTGATCCAGGCGCCTGGCCCGCGGGCTGGTCCCTGCATCCTGCCCATTGTCCGGGATGGCAAGAAGGTCAGCAGCACCCACTATTACTTGCTGCCCGAGCGACCGTCCTACCTGGAGCGCTACCAGCGCTTCCTGCGTGAGGCCCAGAGCCCCGAGGAGCCGGCCCCCCTGCCTGTGCCTCTGCTGCTGCCCCCACCCAGCACCCCGGCCCCCGCCGCCCCCACGGCCACCGTGCGGCCGATGCCCCAGGCTGCCTTGGACCCTAAGGCCAACTTCTCCACCAACAACAGCAACCCAGGGGCCCGGCCGCCAGCCCCGAGGGCCACTGCTCGGCTGCCACAGAGGGGCTGCCCTGGCGACGGGCCAGAGCCGGGCCGGCCAGCAGACAAGATCCAGATG GCCATGGTGCATGGGGTGACCACAGAGGAGTGCCAGGCGGCCCTGCAGAGCCACGGCTGGAGCGTGCAGAGGGCTGCCCAGTATCTGAAG GTGGAGCAGCTCTTCGGGCTGGGTCTGCGGCCCAGAGGGGAGTGCCACAAAGTGCTGGAGATGTTCGACTGGAAACTGGAGCAGGCTGGCTGCCACCTTCTGGGCTCCTGGGGCCCTGCCCACCACAA GCGCTGA
- the LOC115837603 gene encoding activated CDC42 kinase 1-like isoform X4: protein MAGGGSVPALMVCRDGGLLTGQGAGAGLRGLVLMEAVSGRSQCCLLQLRRREAGLAGPHGAARQSRFRPSDRVVGGALRTWPPLADLRPRGELGVEGCWGTLGFLSHVPPPLVPLTLPDCLPVGVSLSIAEPTYDPVSEDQDPLSSDFKRLGLRKPGLPRGLWLAKPSARVPGTKAGRGGGAEVTLIDFGEEPAVPALRPCAPSLAQLAMDACSLLDETPPESPTWALPRTLHPTPVVDWDARPLPPPPAYDDVAQDEDDFEVCSINSTLVGARVPAGPSRRQTNYTFVPEQARLPPPLEDNLFPPPQGGAKPPSSAQTAQIFQALQQECMRQLQVPASSPAPSPSPGGDDKPQVPPRVPIPPRPVRPHVQLSPAPSGEEEAGRWPGPASPPRVPPREPLSPQGSRTPSPLVPPGSSPLPPRLSSSPGKTMPTTQSFASDPKYATPQVIQAPGPRAGPCILPIVRDGKKVSSTHYYLLPERPSYLERYQRFLREAQSPEEPAPLPVPLLLPPPSTPAPAAPTATVRPMPQAALDPKANFSTNNSNPGARPPAPRATARLPQRGCPGDGPEPGRPADKIQMVEQLFGLGLRPRGECHKVLEMFDWKLEQAGCHLLGSWGPAHHKR, encoded by the exons ATGGCAGGAGGCGGCTCCGTGCCCGCACTAATGGTGTGCCGTGACGGGGGCTTACTAACCGGCCAGGGCGCAGGTGCAGGGCTGCGGGGTCTGGTGCTGATGGAGGCAGTGTCAGGCAGGAGCCAGTGTTGCTTGCTCCAGCTTAGACGGAGGGAGGCGGGGCTCGCTGGTCCACACGGGGCTGCCAGGCAGAGCAGGTTCCGCCCTTCTGATCGAGTGGTCGGAGGTGCGCTGAGAACCTGGCCGCCGCTGGCTGACCTCAGACCTCGGGGGGAACTGGGAGTGGAGGGTTGCTGGGGGACACTCGGCTTTCTTTCCCACGTGCCACCTCCCCTCGTGCCCCTGACCCTGCCTGATTGCCTTCCTGTCGGGGTCTCCCTTTCCATCGCAGAACCAACCTATGACCCTGTGAGCGAGGACCAAGACCCCCTGTCCAGCGACTTCAAGAGGCTGGGCCTGCGGAAGCCAGGCCTGCCCCGAGGGCTGTGGCTGGCAAAGCCCTCAGCGCGGGTGCCGGGCACCAAGGCCGGCCGAGGCGGCGGGGCTGAGGTCACGCTCATCGACTTCGGTGAGGAGCCCGCGGTCCCGGCCCTACGGCCCTGCGCGCCCTCCCTGGCGCAGCTGGCCATGGACGCCTGCTCCCTGCTGGACGAGACCCCACCTGAGAGCCCCACGTGGGCCCTGCCCCGGACCCTGCACCCCACGCCCGTGGTGGACTGGGACGCACGCCCGCTGCCGCCCCCGCCCGCCTATGACGACGTGGCCCAGGATGAGGATGACTTCGAGGTCTGCTCCATCAACAGCACCCTGGTGGGCGCCAGGGTCCCTGCGGGGCCCAGCCGGCGCCAGACCAACTACACCTTTGTGCCTGAACAGGCGCGGCTGCCCCCTCCCCTGGAGGACAACCTGTTTCCCCCGCCCCAGGGGGGGGCCAAGCCGCCCAGCTCCGCGCAGACCGCACAGATCTTCCAGGCGCTGCAGCAGGAGTGCATGAGGCAGCTGCAGGTTCCGGCCAGCTCCCCGGCCCCCTCTCCCAGCCCGGGGGGTGACGACAAGCCCCAGGTGCCCCCTCGGGTACCCATCCCCCCTCGGCCCGTGCGCCCACACGTCCAGCTGTCTCCAGCCCCCTCGGGCGAGGAGGAGGCCGGTCGGTGGCCTGGACCTGCCTCCCCTCCCCGGGTGCCTCCGCGGGAGCCCCTGTCCCCTCAAGGCTCCAGGACACCCAGCCCCCTGGTACCACCTGGCAGCTCCCCACTGCCACCCCGGCTCTCCAGCTCACCTGGGAAGACCATGCCCACCACCCAGAGCTTTGCCTCAGACCCCAAGTACGCCACCCCCCAGGTGATCCAGGCGCCTGGCCCGCGGGCTGGTCCCTGCATCCTGCCCATTGTCCGGGATGGCAAGAAGGTCAGCAGCACCCACTATTACTTGCTGCCCGAGCGACCGTCCTACCTGGAGCGCTACCAGCGCTTCCTGCGTGAGGCCCAGAGCCCCGAGGAGCCGGCCCCCCTGCCTGTGCCTCTGCTGCTGCCCCCACCCAGCACCCCGGCCCCCGCCGCCCCCACGGCCACCGTGCGGCCGATGCCCCAGGCTGCCTTGGACCCTAAGGCCAACTTCTCCACCAACAACAGCAACCCAGGGGCCCGGCCGCCAGCCCCGAGGGCCACTGCTCGGCTGCCACAGAGGGGCTGCCCTGGCGACGGGCCAGAGCCGGGCCGGCCAGCAGACAAGATCCAGATG GTGGAGCAGCTCTTCGGGCTGGGTCTGCGGCCCAGAGGGGAGTGCCACAAAGTGCTGGAGATGTTCGACTGGAAACTGGAGCAGGCTGGCTGCCACCTTCTGGGCTCCTGGGGCCCTGCCCACCACAA GCGCTGA
- the LOC115837603 gene encoding activated CDC42 kinase 1-like isoform X1 gives MAGGGSVPALMVCRDGGLLTGQGAGAGLRGLVLMEAVSGRSQCCLLQLRRREAGLAGPHGAARQSRFRPSDRVVGGALRTWPPLADLRPRGELGVEGCWGTLGFLSHVPPPLVPLTLPDCLPVGVSLSIAEPTYDPVSEDQDPLSSDFKRLGLRKPGLPRGLWLAKPSARVPGTKAGRGGGAEVTLIDFGEEPAVPALRPCAPSLAQLAMDACSLLDETPPESPTWALPRTLHPTPVVDWDARPLPPPPAYDDVAQDEDDFEVCSINSTLVGARVPAGPSRRQTNYTFVPEQARLPPPLEDNLFPPPQGGAKPPSSAQTAQIFQALQQECMRQLQVPASSPAPSPSPGGDDKPQVPPRVPIPPRPVRPHVQLSPAPSGEEEAGRWPGPASPPRVPPREPLSPQGSRTPSPLVPPGSSPLPPRLSSSPGKTMPTTQSFASDPKYATPQVIQAPGPRAGPCILPIVRDGKKVSSTHYYLLPERPSYLERYQRFLREAQSPEEPAPLPVPLLLPPPSTPAPAAPTATVRPMPQAALDPKANFSTNNSNPGARPPAPRATARLPQRGCPGDGPEPGRPADKIQMLQAMVHGVTTEECQAALQSHGWSVQRAAQYLKVEQLFGLGLRPRGECHKVLEMFDWKLEQAGCHLLGSWGPAHHKR, from the exons ATGGCAGGAGGCGGCTCCGTGCCCGCACTAATGGTGTGCCGTGACGGGGGCTTACTAACCGGCCAGGGCGCAGGTGCAGGGCTGCGGGGTCTGGTGCTGATGGAGGCAGTGTCAGGCAGGAGCCAGTGTTGCTTGCTCCAGCTTAGACGGAGGGAGGCGGGGCTCGCTGGTCCACACGGGGCTGCCAGGCAGAGCAGGTTCCGCCCTTCTGATCGAGTGGTCGGAGGTGCGCTGAGAACCTGGCCGCCGCTGGCTGACCTCAGACCTCGGGGGGAACTGGGAGTGGAGGGTTGCTGGGGGACACTCGGCTTTCTTTCCCACGTGCCACCTCCCCTCGTGCCCCTGACCCTGCCTGATTGCCTTCCTGTCGGGGTCTCCCTTTCCATCGCAGAACCAACCTATGACCCTGTGAGCGAGGACCAAGACCCCCTGTCCAGCGACTTCAAGAGGCTGGGCCTGCGGAAGCCAGGCCTGCCCCGAGGGCTGTGGCTGGCAAAGCCCTCAGCGCGGGTGCCGGGCACCAAGGCCGGCCGAGGCGGCGGGGCTGAGGTCACGCTCATCGACTTCGGTGAGGAGCCCGCGGTCCCGGCCCTACGGCCCTGCGCGCCCTCCCTGGCGCAGCTGGCCATGGACGCCTGCTCCCTGCTGGACGAGACCCCACCTGAGAGCCCCACGTGGGCCCTGCCCCGGACCCTGCACCCCACGCCCGTGGTGGACTGGGACGCACGCCCGCTGCCGCCCCCGCCCGCCTATGACGACGTGGCCCAGGATGAGGATGACTTCGAGGTCTGCTCCATCAACAGCACCCTGGTGGGCGCCAGGGTCCCTGCGGGGCCCAGCCGGCGCCAGACCAACTACACCTTTGTGCCTGAACAGGCGCGGCTGCCCCCTCCCCTGGAGGACAACCTGTTTCCCCCGCCCCAGGGGGGGGCCAAGCCGCCCAGCTCCGCGCAGACCGCACAGATCTTCCAGGCGCTGCAGCAGGAGTGCATGAGGCAGCTGCAGGTTCCGGCCAGCTCCCCGGCCCCCTCTCCCAGCCCGGGGGGTGACGACAAGCCCCAGGTGCCCCCTCGGGTACCCATCCCCCCTCGGCCCGTGCGCCCACACGTCCAGCTGTCTCCAGCCCCCTCGGGCGAGGAGGAGGCCGGTCGGTGGCCTGGACCTGCCTCCCCTCCCCGGGTGCCTCCGCGGGAGCCCCTGTCCCCTCAAGGCTCCAGGACACCCAGCCCCCTGGTACCACCTGGCAGCTCCCCACTGCCACCCCGGCTCTCCAGCTCACCTGGGAAGACCATGCCCACCACCCAGAGCTTTGCCTCAGACCCCAAGTACGCCACCCCCCAGGTGATCCAGGCGCCTGGCCCGCGGGCTGGTCCCTGCATCCTGCCCATTGTCCGGGATGGCAAGAAGGTCAGCAGCACCCACTATTACTTGCTGCCCGAGCGACCGTCCTACCTGGAGCGCTACCAGCGCTTCCTGCGTGAGGCCCAGAGCCCCGAGGAGCCGGCCCCCCTGCCTGTGCCTCTGCTGCTGCCCCCACCCAGCACCCCGGCCCCCGCCGCCCCCACGGCCACCGTGCGGCCGATGCCCCAGGCTGCCTTGGACCCTAAGGCCAACTTCTCCACCAACAACAGCAACCCAGGGGCCCGGCCGCCAGCCCCGAGGGCCACTGCTCGGCTGCCACAGAGGGGCTGCCCTGGCGACGGGCCAGAGCCGGGCCGGCCAGCAGACAAGATCCAGATG CTGCAGGCCATGGTGCATGGGGTGACCACAGAGGAGTGCCAGGCGGCCCTGCAGAGCCACGGCTGGAGCGTGCAGAGGGCTGCCCAGTATCTGAAG GTGGAGCAGCTCTTCGGGCTGGGTCTGCGGCCCAGAGGGGAGTGCCACAAAGTGCTGGAGATGTTCGACTGGAAACTGGAGCAGGCTGGCTGCCACCTTCTGGGCTCCTGGGGCCCTGCCCACCACAA GCGCTGA
- the LOC115837603 gene encoding activated CDC42 kinase 1-like isoform X2, with product MAGGGSVPALMVCRDGGLLTGQGAGAGLRGLVLMEAVSGRSQCCLLQLRRREAGLAGPHGAARQSRFRPSDRVVGGALRTWPPLADLRPRGELGVEGCWGTLGFLSHVPPPLVPLTLPDCLPVGVSLSIAEPTYDPVSEDQDPLSSDFKRLGLRKPGLPRGLWLAKPSARVPGTKAGRGGGAEVTLIDFGEEPAVPALRPCAPSLAQLAMDACSLLDETPPESPTWALPRTLHPTPVVDWDARPLPPPPAYDDVAQDEDDFEVCSINSTLVGARVPAGPSRRQTNYTFVPEQARLPPPLEDNLFPPPQGGAKPPSSAQTAQIFQALQQECMRQLQVPASSPAPSPSPGGDDKPQVPPRVPIPPRPVRPHVQLSPAPSGEEEAGRWPGPASPPRVPPREPLSPQGSRTPSPLVPPGSSPLPPRLSSSPGKTMPTTQSFASDPKYATPQVIQAPGPRAGPCILPIVRDGKKVSSTHYYLLPERPSYLERYQRFLREAQSPEEPAPLPVPLLLPPPSTPAPAAPTATVRPMPQAALDPKANFSTNNSNPGARPPAPRATARLPQRGCPGDGPEPGRPADKIQMLQAMVHGVTTEECQAALQSHGWSVQRAAQYLKVEQLFGLGLRPRGECHKVLEMFDWKLEQAGCHLLGSWGPAHHK from the exons ATGGCAGGAGGCGGCTCCGTGCCCGCACTAATGGTGTGCCGTGACGGGGGCTTACTAACCGGCCAGGGCGCAGGTGCAGGGCTGCGGGGTCTGGTGCTGATGGAGGCAGTGTCAGGCAGGAGCCAGTGTTGCTTGCTCCAGCTTAGACGGAGGGAGGCGGGGCTCGCTGGTCCACACGGGGCTGCCAGGCAGAGCAGGTTCCGCCCTTCTGATCGAGTGGTCGGAGGTGCGCTGAGAACCTGGCCGCCGCTGGCTGACCTCAGACCTCGGGGGGAACTGGGAGTGGAGGGTTGCTGGGGGACACTCGGCTTTCTTTCCCACGTGCCACCTCCCCTCGTGCCCCTGACCCTGCCTGATTGCCTTCCTGTCGGGGTCTCCCTTTCCATCGCAGAACCAACCTATGACCCTGTGAGCGAGGACCAAGACCCCCTGTCCAGCGACTTCAAGAGGCTGGGCCTGCGGAAGCCAGGCCTGCCCCGAGGGCTGTGGCTGGCAAAGCCCTCAGCGCGGGTGCCGGGCACCAAGGCCGGCCGAGGCGGCGGGGCTGAGGTCACGCTCATCGACTTCGGTGAGGAGCCCGCGGTCCCGGCCCTACGGCCCTGCGCGCCCTCCCTGGCGCAGCTGGCCATGGACGCCTGCTCCCTGCTGGACGAGACCCCACCTGAGAGCCCCACGTGGGCCCTGCCCCGGACCCTGCACCCCACGCCCGTGGTGGACTGGGACGCACGCCCGCTGCCGCCCCCGCCCGCCTATGACGACGTGGCCCAGGATGAGGATGACTTCGAGGTCTGCTCCATCAACAGCACCCTGGTGGGCGCCAGGGTCCCTGCGGGGCCCAGCCGGCGCCAGACCAACTACACCTTTGTGCCTGAACAGGCGCGGCTGCCCCCTCCCCTGGAGGACAACCTGTTTCCCCCGCCCCAGGGGGGGGCCAAGCCGCCCAGCTCCGCGCAGACCGCACAGATCTTCCAGGCGCTGCAGCAGGAGTGCATGAGGCAGCTGCAGGTTCCGGCCAGCTCCCCGGCCCCCTCTCCCAGCCCGGGGGGTGACGACAAGCCCCAGGTGCCCCCTCGGGTACCCATCCCCCCTCGGCCCGTGCGCCCACACGTCCAGCTGTCTCCAGCCCCCTCGGGCGAGGAGGAGGCCGGTCGGTGGCCTGGACCTGCCTCCCCTCCCCGGGTGCCTCCGCGGGAGCCCCTGTCCCCTCAAGGCTCCAGGACACCCAGCCCCCTGGTACCACCTGGCAGCTCCCCACTGCCACCCCGGCTCTCCAGCTCACCTGGGAAGACCATGCCCACCACCCAGAGCTTTGCCTCAGACCCCAAGTACGCCACCCCCCAGGTGATCCAGGCGCCTGGCCCGCGGGCTGGTCCCTGCATCCTGCCCATTGTCCGGGATGGCAAGAAGGTCAGCAGCACCCACTATTACTTGCTGCCCGAGCGACCGTCCTACCTGGAGCGCTACCAGCGCTTCCTGCGTGAGGCCCAGAGCCCCGAGGAGCCGGCCCCCCTGCCTGTGCCTCTGCTGCTGCCCCCACCCAGCACCCCGGCCCCCGCCGCCCCCACGGCCACCGTGCGGCCGATGCCCCAGGCTGCCTTGGACCCTAAGGCCAACTTCTCCACCAACAACAGCAACCCAGGGGCCCGGCCGCCAGCCCCGAGGGCCACTGCTCGGCTGCCACAGAGGGGCTGCCCTGGCGACGGGCCAGAGCCGGGCCGGCCAGCAGACAAGATCCAGATG CTGCAGGCCATGGTGCATGGGGTGACCACAGAGGAGTGCCAGGCGGCCCTGCAGAGCCACGGCTGGAGCGTGCAGAGGGCTGCCCAGTATCTGAAG GTGGAGCAGCTCTTCGGGCTGGGTCTGCGGCCCAGAGGGGAGTGCCACAAAGTGCTGGAGATGTTCGACTGGAAACTGGAGCAGGCTGGCTGCCACCTTCTGGGCTCCTGGGGCCCTGCCCACCACAAGTGA